In one Balaenoptera musculus isolate JJ_BM4_2016_0621 chromosome 2, mBalMus1.pri.v3, whole genome shotgun sequence genomic region, the following are encoded:
- the AKAP5 gene encoding A-kinase anchor protein 5 gives MEITVPEIQVESKDEKRSAEVSPQNERQEEKASTLCFKRRKKAAKAMKPSAGSEAADAARKCSPEAGASDQPEPPGGAWASIKRLVTRSKRSDSSKQQKPFEAKVQPEINAEDDHSKKRAKSRLKIPCIKFSKGEKRSNHSKIIEDSDCSIKVQREAGSLDTKTLTQSDDQAAKTKSKQDVREDVSQKGSDEVCESNVNNSVTSPGEKVISVELELDTGHSAIQTGTLILEKDIEMLEEKQSIQPQQASPLEISDTEHQLPVVSDVPPSPAVPDQQILEEARNSILESGPDWKDRESKETVAEESKPKDTELSQESDFQVNEITAEKPKPEESKRMEPIAIIITDTEISEFDVKKSRNVPKQFLISIENEQVGVFANDSGFESRTSEQYETLLIETASSLVKNAIQLSIEQLVNEMASDDNAKSNLLQ, from the coding sequence ATGGAGATCACAGTTCCTGAAATACAAGTAGAAAGCAAGGATGAGAAGAGATCAGCAGAAGTTAGTCCTCAGAatgagaggcaggaggaaaaagcATCGACGCTTTGCttcaagagaagaaagaaagcagcCAAAGCAATGAAGCCCAGTGCTGGCTCTGAAGCTGCTGATGCAGCAAGGAAGTGTTCCCCAGAAGCAGGAGCCTCTGATCAGCCAGAGCCCCCCGGGGGGGCCTGGGCCTCCATCAAACGCCTTGTAACGCGCAGCAAAAGGTCAGATTCTTCAAAGCAGCAAAAGCCCTTTGAGGCCAAAGTGCAACCTGAAATCAATGCTGAGGATGATCATTCTAAAAAAAGGGCAAAGTCCAGACTCAAGATTCCCTGTATAAAATTCtcaaaaggggagaaaagaagtAATCATTCCAAAATTATAGAAGACTCAGACTGCAGTATCAAAGTCCAACGAGAGGCTGGAAGTTTGGATACAAAAACTCTGACCCAATCAGATGACCAGGCAGCAAAGACCAAGTCGAAGCAGGATGTAAGGGAAGATGTCTCACAGAAAGGGAGTGATGAGGTCTGTGAATCAAATGTGAACAACAGCGTAACTTCTCCTGGAGAGAAAGTGATTTCAGTAGAACTTGAGTTAGATACAGGGCATTCTGCTATTCAAACAGGAACTCTAATCCTTGAAAAAGACATTGAAATGCTTGAGGAAAAACAAAGCATTCAACCTCAGCAAGCAAGCCCACTGGAAATTTCAGACACAGAACACCAGCTCCCAGTGGTTTCTGATGTTCCTCCCTCACCTGCAGTCCCAGATCAACAAATTCTGGAAGAAGCCAGAAACAGTATCCTAGAAAGTGGACCAGACTGGAAAGACCGTGAAAGTAAAGAGACTGTTGCTGAGGAGAGTAAGCCGAAAGATACTGAACTGAGCCAGGAATCAGATTTTCAAGTAAATGAAATCACTGCAGAAAAACCCAAaccagaagaaagcaaaagaatggaGCCAATTGCTATTATTATCACAGACACTGAAATCAGTGAATTTGATGTTAAGAAATCTAGAAATGTCCCTAAGCAATTCTTAATTTCAATCGAAAATGAGCAAGTGGGGGTTTTTGCTAATGATAGTGGTTTTGAGAGCAGAACTTCAGAACAATATGAAACACTCTTAATAGAAACAGCTTCTTCTCTTGTCAAGAATGCTATCCAGTTGTCTATAGAACAGCTGGTTAATGAAATGGCCTCTGATGATAATGCAAAAAGCAATCTTCTACAGTGA